CACTTTCGGACCTAACGGCAGCGGCAAGGGCACCCAGGGTGCTCTGGTGAAGAAGAAATACAACCTTGACCACATCGAATCCGGTGCAATCTTCCGTCAGCACATCGGCGGCGGCACCGAACTCGGCAAAAAGGCCAAGGAATACATCGACCGCGGCGACCTCGTACCGGACGACATCACCATTCCCATGGTTCTGGAAACCCTGAAGGGTGCCGGTCCCAACGGCTGGCTGCTCGACGGTTTCCCCCGCAACATGGTTCAGGCCGAGAAGCTGTACGACGCTCTTCGCGCTGAAGGTATCAAGCTGGATTACGTCATCGAAATCCTCCTGCCCCGCGAAGTTGCCAAGAACCGCATCATGGGCCGTCGTCTCTGCAAGAACGACAACAACCATCCCAACAACATCTTCATCGACGCCATCAAGCCCAACGGCGATGTATGCCGCGTCTGTGGCGGTGCTCTGTCCTCCCGCGCTGATGACCAGGACGAAACTGCCATCAACAAGCGTCACGACATTTACTACAACACCGTGGACGGCACCCTCGCTGCTGCCTACTTCTACAAGGACCTCGCTGCCAAGGGCGAGACCAAGTACATTGAACTGAACGGCGAAGGCTCCATCGACTCCATCAAGGACACCCTTCTCGCTCAGCTCGCTTAATTCCCTCGTTCGTTACATACCCATGGGTACAATAAAGGCCCCCTGCTCTTGCAGGGGGCTTTTTTATTCCGGACAATCATCCCTCTCACAGACAACACCAGCTTTATGCAGACCTCTCCAATCGTGACCGGAGGGAGAGAACAGACATTCCTCTCCCTTTCATTATAGCGCACTAACGATTCATGACAGTGCCAAGCTGACTGAACACCCCGATATGCTCGCTGCTCACGCGCACGTCGTGCACGTCCTGCAGTTTGCGCATCTGCCGTATCATCTGCTCCAGCCGGTCATCCTCGTTCACCAGCAGCCATATGCGGCTCACTTCGCCACCGTTCAGGGGCAGACAGAGAATAGCTTCCACGTTGAAGGCCCGCCGGGAAAACAGGCCGCACACATGCGACATGACACCGGCGTGGTTGCTTACCGTTACATCAAGAACCGTGCGGGTAATCTGGCTAGACATTGATTTCTCCTTCAATCATCGTGCGGTTGGCTGCGCCTGGGGGTACCATGGGCAACACCCTTTCTTCCCTGCTCACGGGAACATGCACGAGACAGGGTCCACGCTGAGCAAAGGCCTCTCTGAGGACGGCATCGGGATCGCTGCAACCGGCCAGATTTACCGTGCGCCAGCCGAAACCTTCCGCAATCTTCATGAAATCCACTGCTATCTGATATTCAGATGAGAAGCAGTTGGCGTTGAAGAACAGCTCCTGCTGCTGGTGCACCAGCCCGAGGCAGTTGTTGTTCAGCAGCACCACGGTCACGTTCACCCGCTGTTCGGCAGCGGTGGCAAATTCCTGAATGTTCATGAGCAGGCTGCCGTCTCCGCTGAAGCAGATGACCTTGCGGTCCGGTGCGGCGAGCGAAGC
This region of Desulfovibrio subterraneus genomic DNA includes:
- a CDS encoding adenylate kinase; translation: MNILTFGPNGSGKGTQGALVKKKYNLDHIESGAIFRQHIGGGTELGKKAKEYIDRGDLVPDDITIPMVLETLKGAGPNGWLLDGFPRNMVQAEKLYDALRAEGIKLDYVIEILLPREVAKNRIMGRRLCKNDNNHPNNIFIDAIKPNGDVCRVCGGALSSRADDQDETAINKRHDIYYNTVDGTLAAAYFYKDLAAKGETKYIELNGEGSIDSIKDTLLAQLA
- the ilvN gene encoding acetolactate synthase small subunit, whose amino-acid sequence is MSSQITRTVLDVTVSNHAGVMSHVCGLFSRRAFNVEAILCLPLNGGEVSRIWLLVNEDDRLEQMIRQMRKLQDVHDVRVSSEHIGVFSQLGTVMNR